Proteins encoded in a region of the Bradyrhizobium sp. CB3481 genome:
- a CDS encoding ABC-F family ATP-binding cassette domain-containing protein: protein MIRLDNVSKQVGHQILFIEASAALQRGEKIGLVGPNGAGKTTLFRMIAGQEVPDEGQVAVDRGITIGYFSQDVGEMSGRSAVAEVMDGAGPVSVVAGELRELEAAMADPDRADEMEEIIARYGEVQHRFEELDGYALDGRAREALSGLGFSQEMMEGNVGALSGGWKMRVALARILLMRPDVMLLDEPSNHLDLESLIWLEQFLKGYEGALLMTSHDREFINRIINKVVEIDGGTLSTYSGNYEFYEQQRALNEKQQQAQFERQQAMLAKEIKFIERFKARASHAAQVQSRVKKLDKIERVEPPKRRQTVAFEFMPAPRSGEDVVSLKNVHKGYGSRSIYQGLDFMIRRKERWCVMGINGAGKSTLLKLVAGSTEPDNGTVAVGGSVKMGYFAQHAMDLLDGDLTVFEWLEESFPQAGQGSLRALAGCFGFSGDDVEKKCRVLSGGEKARLVMAKMLYDPPNFLVLDEPTNHLDLATKEMLINALSEFEGTMLFVSHDRHFLAALSNRVLELTPEGIHQYGGGYTEYVARTGQEAPGLRS from the coding sequence ATGATCCGCCTCGATAACGTCAGCAAGCAAGTCGGCCACCAGATCCTCTTCATCGAAGCTTCCGCCGCCCTGCAGCGGGGCGAGAAGATCGGCCTTGTCGGCCCGAACGGGGCCGGCAAGACCACGCTTTTCCGGATGATTGCCGGCCAGGAAGTGCCCGATGAAGGCCAGGTCGCGGTCGATCGCGGCATTACCATCGGCTATTTCAGCCAGGATGTCGGCGAGATGTCCGGCCGCAGCGCCGTGGCCGAGGTGATGGACGGCGCCGGGCCGGTTAGCGTCGTCGCAGGTGAGCTGAGGGAGCTCGAGGCTGCGATGGCCGATCCGGACCGCGCCGACGAGATGGAGGAGATCATCGCACGCTATGGCGAGGTCCAGCACCGTTTTGAGGAGCTCGACGGCTATGCCCTCGACGGCCGGGCGCGCGAGGCGCTGTCGGGTCTCGGCTTCAGCCAGGAGATGATGGAGGGCAATGTCGGCGCGCTCTCCGGCGGCTGGAAGATGCGGGTCGCTTTGGCGCGTATCCTGCTGATGCGTCCCGACGTGATGCTGCTGGACGAGCCGAGCAACCATCTCGATCTCGAAAGCCTGATCTGGCTGGAGCAGTTCCTGAAGGGCTATGAGGGCGCGCTATTGATGACCTCGCATGATCGCGAGTTCATCAACCGCATCATCAACAAGGTCGTCGAAATCGACGGCGGCACGCTGTCGACCTATTCCGGCAATTACGAATTCTACGAGCAGCAGCGCGCGCTGAACGAGAAGCAGCAACAGGCGCAGTTCGAGCGCCAGCAGGCGATGCTGGCCAAGGAGATCAAGTTCATCGAACGCTTCAAGGCGCGCGCCTCGCATGCCGCGCAGGTGCAGAGCCGGGTGAAAAAGCTCGACAAGATCGAGCGCGTCGAGCCGCCGAAGCGCCGCCAGACCGTGGCGTTCGAGTTCATGCCGGCGCCGCGCTCGGGCGAAGATGTGGTCAGCCTGAAAAACGTCCACAAGGGTTATGGCAGCCGCAGCATCTATCAGGGGCTCGACTTCATGATTCGCCGCAAGGAGCGGTGGTGCGTGATGGGGATCAACGGCGCCGGCAAGTCGACCCTATTGAAGCTGGTGGCCGGCTCGACCGAACCTGATAACGGCACGGTGGCGGTCGGCGGCAGCGTCAAGATGGGCTACTTCGCCCAGCATGCGATGGATCTGCTCGACGGCGATCTCACGGTGTTCGAGTGGCTGGAAGAATCCTTCCCGCAGGCAGGCCAGGGCTCGCTCCGCGCGCTCGCCGGCTGCTTTGGTTTTTCCGGCGACGATGTCGAGAAGAAGTGCCGCGTGCTGTCCGGCGGCGAGAAGGCGCGGCTGGTGATGGCGAAGATGCTCTATGATCCGCCGAATTTTCTGGTGCTGGACGAGCCGACCAACCACCTCGACCTCGCCACCAAGGAGATGCTGATCAACGCGCTCTCCGAATTCGAGGGCACCATGCTGTTCGTGTCGCACGACCGGCATTTTCTTGCCGCGCTCTCCAACCGCGTGCTGGAGCTGACGCCCGAGGGCATCCACCAGTATGGCGGCGGCTACACCGAATATGTCGCGCGCACCGGGCAGGAAGCGCCGGGGCTGCGGAGCTGA
- a CDS encoding glycerophosphodiester phosphodiesterase family protein translates to MNKKLKYAAMAVAVFAAAVYLNNTNHLAIPQDGEPVLLAHRGIAQRFDERDLTNDTCTAARMLPSGHQYLENTIDSMRASFTAGADIVELDVHPTTDGEFAVFHDWMLDCRTDGHGVTREHSMAYLKKLDIGHGYTSDGGKTFPFRGKAVGLMPTLAEVLAAFPQQRLLINVKSRDASEGEKLVDVLSKLPSERQAQIMVYGGDEPVDIVRTRLPEIKTISRATIKGCLLGYIGYGWSGMVPRACHNAMVMVPVNVAPFLWGWPDRFLSRMKAARSEVFVLGPYQGGGFSTGIDTAEQFARLPPNYAGGIWTNEMETIAPLAGK, encoded by the coding sequence TTGAACAAGAAACTCAAATACGCCGCCATGGCGGTCGCCGTTTTCGCCGCGGCAGTCTATCTCAACAACACCAATCATCTCGCCATCCCCCAGGACGGCGAGCCTGTGCTGCTGGCGCATCGCGGCATTGCCCAGCGCTTCGACGAGCGCGATCTGACGAACGACACCTGCACCGCGGCGCGCATGCTGCCGTCAGGCCACCAATATCTGGAGAACACGATCGATTCGATGCGCGCCAGCTTTACGGCCGGTGCCGATATCGTCGAGCTCGACGTTCATCCCACCACCGACGGCGAATTCGCCGTCTTCCATGACTGGATGCTGGATTGCCGCACCGACGGCCACGGCGTCACGCGCGAGCACTCCATGGCATACTTGAAGAAGCTCGACATCGGCCATGGCTATACATCCGATGGCGGCAAGACCTTTCCGTTTCGCGGCAAGGCCGTCGGACTGATGCCGACGCTTGCCGAGGTGCTGGCGGCGTTCCCGCAACAGCGCCTGCTAATCAACGTCAAGAGCCGCGATGCATCGGAGGGAGAGAAGCTGGTGGACGTGTTGAGCAAGCTTCCCAGCGAACGCCAGGCACAGATCATGGTCTATGGCGGCGACGAGCCGGTCGACATCGTGCGCACTCGCCTTCCTGAAATCAAAACCATCTCGCGTGCCACCATCAAGGGCTGCCTGCTCGGCTATATCGGCTATGGCTGGAGCGGCATGGTGCCAAGGGCCTGCCACAACGCGATGGTGATGGTGCCGGTCAACGTCGCGCCGTTTCTATGGGGTTGGCCGGACCGCTTCCTAAGCCGCATGAAAGCCGCCCGTAGTGAGGTCTTCGTACTTGGTCCCTATCAAGGCGGCGGCTTCTCGACCGGCATCGATACGGCCGAGCAGTTTGCGCGGCTGCCGCCAAACTATGCCGGCGGCATCTGGACCAACGAGATGGAGACCATCGCGCCGCTCGCCGGCAAATAG
- a CDS encoding LuxR C-terminal-related transcriptional regulator, whose amino-acid sequence MSGEGLPVIVVAIEIEDAAVADRLASALGEAPGIRLAAPGEEAAVALVSRGPPNVAARTDVELTPRERDVLLMMAEGASNKTIARRLGISVHTAKFHVASLLDKLDATGRTDAVAHAARLGVINL is encoded by the coding sequence GTGAGTGGGGAGGGGCTCCCGGTCATCGTGGTCGCCATCGAGATCGAGGATGCGGCGGTGGCTGACCGGCTCGCCTCGGCGCTCGGCGAAGCCCCCGGGATTCGCCTGGCGGCGCCAGGAGAGGAAGCGGCGGTCGCGCTGGTGTCGCGCGGGCCGCCGAACGTCGCTGCGCGGACCGATGTCGAGCTGACGCCGCGCGAGCGCGATGTGCTGCTGATGATGGCCGAAGGCGCATCGAACAAGACGATTGCGAGGCGGCTCGGAATATCCGTTCACACCGCCAAATTCCACGTCGCCTCGCTGCTCGACAAGCTCGATGCGACCGGCCGCACCGATGCGGTGGCGCACGCGGCGCGGCTCGGCGTGATCAACCTGTAA
- a CDS encoding S1C family serine protease, whose product MTEPAASILSSLSSALAEIVARAKPTIVSVHSHRSRASGFVWKSGLIVTADEGLAEEGEVSIRFSDGTDRPATIAGRDHTTDIALLRADTATSTPIVLSSAIPDLGSLSVVVAAEQGVTTAALGMVSLSGGRWRSMRGGEIDARIELDIRLRRHHEGGLVLNAAGEAIGMAVQGVRRILVIPGATIARVAARLETHGRIARGYLGLGLQPVELDDDIGAMVMSVDRTGPSAAAGIQQGDIIVGWNNEKLSGVRSLLRSLGPDSVGSVVDVTIRRGGAPVQIKLTIGERAEA is encoded by the coding sequence ATGACCGAACCGGCCGCATCCATCCTTTCCTCGCTCTCCTCAGCCCTTGCCGAGATTGTCGCCCGCGCCAAGCCGACAATTGTCTCGGTGCACTCCCATCGCTCACGCGCCTCCGGCTTCGTCTGGAAGTCCGGCTTGATCGTGACGGCGGACGAGGGCCTTGCCGAAGAGGGTGAAGTCTCGATCAGGTTTTCCGATGGAACCGATCGGCCGGCGACCATCGCGGGGCGCGATCATACGACCGACATCGCGCTACTGCGCGCCGACACGGCGACTAGCACGCCAATCGTGCTCTCGTCCGCGATCCCGGATCTGGGTTCGCTGTCGGTCGTCGTTGCGGCCGAGCAGGGCGTAACGACCGCGGCGCTCGGGATGGTCTCTCTGAGTGGAGGCCGCTGGCGCAGCATGCGTGGTGGCGAGATCGATGCACGGATCGAGCTGGACATACGGCTGCGGCGTCATCACGAGGGTGGTCTCGTTCTCAATGCCGCCGGCGAAGCCATCGGAATGGCCGTTCAGGGCGTGCGGCGGATTCTTGTCATTCCCGGCGCGACCATCGCGCGGGTTGCCGCAAGGCTCGAAACCCATGGCCGGATCGCCCGCGGCTATCTCGGGCTTGGCTTGCAGCCGGTCGAGCTCGATGACGATATTGGCGCCATGGTGATGAGCGTCGATCGAACAGGTCCGTCGGCCGCGGCCGGCATTCAACAGGGCGACATCATCGTCGGCTGGAATAACGAAAAACTCTCGGGCGTCCGTTCGCTGCTGCGCTCGCTCGGTCCTGATAGCGTCGGCTCGGTCGTCGACGTCACCATCAGGCGCGGCGGCGCGCCGGTTCAGATCAAGCTCACGATCGGGGAAAGGGCGGAGGCGTGA
- a CDS encoding avidin/streptavidin family protein: MSGRDAPMTWKGKWQNQYGSIVDITDDADRRISGTFRTALRDSGFYGQEIPIVGIHQGDCISFVAGGETAAGDAAVSYTGLLRDGKMETMWFVVADSVIKATAEGAAGKREKLSWWRSISTNADTFVRMP, translated from the coding sequence GTGAGCGGAAGGGATGCACCAATGACGTGGAAAGGCAAATGGCAAAACCAGTACGGCTCCATCGTTGACATCACCGACGATGCCGATCGCAGGATCAGCGGCACCTTCAGGACCGCGCTGAGGGATAGCGGCTTCTACGGACAGGAAATTCCCATCGTCGGTATCCATCAGGGCGATTGCATCAGTTTTGTCGCCGGAGGTGAAACTGCGGCGGGAGATGCCGCGGTCTCCTACACCGGCCTTTTGCGCGATGGGAAGATGGAAACGATGTGGTTCGTCGTCGCCGACAGCGTGATCAAGGCGACAGCTGAGGGCGCGGCCGGCAAGAGGGAAAAGCTGAGCTGGTGGCGCTCGATCAGCACCAACGCCGATACATTTGTGCGTATGCCATAG